GTATCCACCCGTCCCTCGGTCGTCCGTTGGCCGCCCGTCTGACCGGTCCTCAAGACGAGCGGCCGGCCTCGCTGCCGAGTCCATCTAGCGGAGCACCGTGAAGGGTGGCGAGAAGATTGTCAAGACCCAGTACCATCAACACGAGTTGCCGAGACCGAGCTGTGACCATCCCGCAGGTCCGCCGTCACCGGCACCCACGTTGCGGTGGGCGACGTTCTCGTCTCGGACAGCCGACCTTCGACCAACGGGCGGCCGCTACTCGGGCCGGCCGACCGCCGAAGCCGCCAGCAGGTCCGGCGGCGGCGCAGGATGGCGATAGACGCGCGCCGCGTTCCCGTAGCACACCTTTCTGATGGTCTCGGCCGGCAGGTGACTGAGTTCGTGGCGGACCATCTCCTGGCTGGCCGGCCAGGTCATGTCGAAATGGGGGTAGTCGGTTTCGACCATGACGCTGTCCTCGCCTATGACGTCGAGCATCCGGAATCCCGACGGGTCTTCGATCGACGTGAAGACGAAGTTCCGCTGCGCGACCTCCAGCGGGGTCGGCGCGTCGGCGTACCAGGTCTTGCCGATGGCGCCTGACTGGCGATGAGCGCGAATCAACCGCTCGAACGCCATCGGGACCCAGGAGATCCCCGCCTCGGACAGCGCGATGGTCAGGCCGGGGAAGCGGATCGGCACGCCGGAGTAGATCCAGTCGATCAGCGCCTTGATGCCGCTGATGGGGAACAGCGCGGTCGCGACCGACTCCGCTGACGAGGACGACGCCGCCGCGGTGGCGCCTGACGACCCGACGTGCAGGTTGACGACGGTCCCGGTCTCCTCGCACGCGCGGAAGAACGGATCCCACACCCGGTCGTACACGTTCGGGAAGCCGAGTCCCTCGGGGTTCTCCGAGAAGGAGACGGCCCGGAAGCCCCGCTCGGCGTTGCGGCGGATCTCCGTCGCGGCGATCTCGGGATCACGCAGCCAGGGCAATTGGCACGGGATGTAGCGGTCCGGCGCCGCCCCGCACCACTCGTCGATCATCCAGTCGTTGTAGGCCCGCAGACAGGCCAACCCGAGTTCGGCATCGGACATGGTCGAGAAGCGGGTGCCGGCGAAACCCCAGACGATGGATCCGAAACACAGGCTCGCCCACACGCCCGTGGCATCCATGTCGGTGAGCCGCAAGGCGGAGTCGTACACCTGCGGACGGAACTCCGAATAGTTGCACGCAATATTGCCCCACTCGGCCATCGGGCGGCCCGCCGAGCCGTTGGCCATCAGGATCGGCACCCGCCGACCGTCGATCACCCACCACGAGCCGCCGTCAGCGGCCTGCTCGACATACGGCGCGCGGTCGCGCAGCTGCGCCGGCAGGCGACCATCGAACAACGTCGCGGGTTCCAGGGCATGGTCGTCGACCGAGATGATCGGACAGAAGAGTTCCTCGGGCTCAGGATCCGGCAGGAACGTCACCGGGTGGTCGCGGCCATGCTTGCGCACCATACGCAGGACGGCGTCGTCCAGGTCGAACCGGTCGGTCCCCGTCGTCGCTGTCCCTGTCGTCGTCATGACCCCTCCGGTGGCTACTCGGGCTGCGGATCGCGGGAGGCGAGACCGCATGACGCGGAAAGCCTCACGAGGAGGCGGTCACCTGGGCCTCGAACCGATCGAACTCGGCGACGACCTCGGGCACGACCGCAGCCACCGCGTCCCAGTCGATCCGGGCAAGGCGGTCCGCCTCGACGACGACGGCGAGCATCGAGCGCAGCCGATGGTGCAGCAGCACCGGAACCTGTTCGGGAAACGGGCCGAGCGCGCACTGGTCCCACCACACGATCGTGTGATGGCTCCCCGGATAGATGTAGTGGTAGTGCGGTTCCTCGTCGAACGCGTCGATACGCAGGTACTCCTCGGCGCTGTCGGCGTCGAACACGTGGATCGAGGGAGCCTGCAACTCCAGACCCTGCTGAAACTCCGGCCGGGTCCGCGCCAGCCATTCCGGGTCATGCCCGTAGGCCTGCTGCAACACCGCCGCGTTCAGCGCTCGGCGCTCGACGCCGAAGCGCAGTCCGCCGGCGTCGAAGAAACGGGTCGCCGCGGGATCGGGCGGGATCTTGAAGTCGAGCTCGTAGCTGGTGCCGACCCGGGGTGCAAGGGGCATGTCAGGATCCCAGTCGTAGGAACCACGCAACGTGACCGCCGGTAGGACGGTCAATTCCCGATGAGGATCCGCCTCGCCGTATCCGGTGTCAAGACTCGCCAGGCTGACTAGCTGGCCCGCCCTTGGTCAGTCACGTCTCGACGCATCACTGCAGAGCTGGGAATCCCACGGCCGTCCCACGGAAGCTGACCGAGACCCGATCACCTGCTCGGCCGCTCCACCCTCCGCCGGTGCGGGCCTGAAGCTCCTGCGTGGTTCCGTGGACCTCGACCCGGACGAGGTGGGAATCACCGAAATACTCCACGCCGCGCACGCACGCGCTGCCCTGCTCGTCGTTGTCGACGAGTACCTGCTCGGGGCGGAGCATGATCTCGACCGGCCCGTTGCGCGGAGAATTCCGCAACGGAATGTCTCCGAACTGTGTCCGGGCCACGCCGTCGCACGCGACGGCGGGCAGCACCACGGTGCCACCGACGAGCGCCGCTGTCTGCAGATCGGTGGGCTGGTCGTAGACCTCGGCCGCCGACGCGACCTGAGTGAGGCGGCCGTCGACCATGATCGCGAGGATGTCGGAGAACGACAACGCCTCGTGGTGGTCATGCGTGACGAACACCGCGGTAACCCCTTGGTCGCGCAGGATGCCGACGACCGCGCTTCGGGTCGAGGCGCGCAGATCGGTGTCGAGAGCGGAGAACGGCTCGTCGAGCAGCACCACGTCTGGCGACCTGGCCAGGGTACGGGCGAGCGCCACCCGCTGCTGCTGGCCGCCGGACAGCTCATGTGGCCAGCGCCGCAGATACGACGGATCCAGCGACACGGTCGCCAGCAGCTGTTCGGCCATACCGGCGTCACGCTCAGTTCGCCGCATGCCGAACTCGACGTTTGCCTGGACGGTGAGGTGCGGAAACAGGGAACCGTCCTGCGACACGTAGCCGATGCGGCGTCGCTGCGGAGGCACCCACACTCCCGGTCCGGCGACCACGGTTTCGCCTATCGACACCGTCCCCGCGGTCGGTGTTTCGAACCCGGCAATCACCCGAAGCAGCGTGGACTTCCCGCAGCCGGACTTGCCGAGGACGGAGACGAGTAAGCCGGGTTCGATGGTCAGGTCGATGCCGTGGAGCACCTCGAGGTCACCGTACGCATGACGAACACCGACGACGTGCACCGCATCGGAATTCATCGACGTCGCATCCTTCGGGACTGCTGCAGGATCAGG
This genomic window from Actinomycetota bacterium contains:
- a CDS encoding amidohydrolase, producing the protein MRSRLPRSAARVATGGVMTTTGTATTGTDRFDLDDAVLRMVRKHGRDHPVTFLPDPEPEELFCPIISVDDHALEPATLFDGRLPAQLRDRAPYVEQAADGGSWWVIDGRRVPILMANGSAGRPMAEWGNIACNYSEFRPQVYDSALRLTDMDATGVWASLCFGSIVWGFAGTRFSTMSDAELGLACLRAYNDWMIDEWCGAAPDRYIPCQLPWLRDPEIAATEIRRNAERGFRAVSFSENPEGLGFPNVYDRVWDPFFRACEETGTVVNLHVGSSGATAAASSSSAESVATALFPISGIKALIDWIYSGVPIRFPGLTIALSEAGISWVPMAFERLIRAHRQSGAIGKTWYADAPTPLEVAQRNFVFTSIEDPSGFRMLDVIGEDSVMVETDYPHFDMTWPASQEMVRHELSHLPAETIRKVCYGNAARVYRHPAPPPDLLAASAVGRPE
- a CDS encoding ABC transporter ATP-binding protein, producing MNSDAVHVVGVRHAYGDLEVLHGIDLTIEPGLLVSVLGKSGCGKSTLLRVIAGFETPTAGTVSIGETVVAGPGVWVPPQRRRIGYVSQDGSLFPHLTVQANVEFGMRRTERDAGMAEQLLATVSLDPSYLRRWPHELSGGQQQRVALARTLARSPDVVLLDEPFSALDTDLRASTRSAVVGILRDQGVTAVFVTHDHHEALSFSDILAIMVDGRLTQVASAAEVYDQPTDLQTAALVGGTVVLPAVACDGVARTQFGDIPLRNSPRNGPVEIMLRPEQVLVDNDEQGSACVRGVEYFGDSHLVRVEVHGTTQELQARTGGGWSGRAGDRVSVSFRGTAVGFPALQ